A single window of Pseudomonas lutea DNA harbors:
- a CDS encoding Hpt domain-containing protein, with amino-acid sequence MSNNPVDYNVLSTLREVMETEYPLLVEVFMDDSVTRINEMVQLLDNPSFSTSSAASLENLGLMAHSFKGSTGNMGATHLSELCLQLEEQGRGIVATDEARIRLLVSQIEAEFTAVRDIFERELQLCHAGH; translated from the coding sequence GTGTCGAACAATCCGGTGGACTACAACGTGCTCAGCACGCTGCGCGAAGTGATGGAGACCGAATACCCCCTGTTGGTGGAGGTGTTCATGGATGACTCTGTCACGCGTATCAATGAAATGGTCCAGTTGCTGGACAACCCTTCTTTTTCCACGTCTTCAGCGGCGTCGCTTGAGAACCTTGGCCTGATGGCGCACAGCTTCAAGGGCAGCACGGGGAATATGGGCGCGACCCACCTGTCCGAACTCTGCCTGCAACTTGAAGAGCAAGGGCGCGGCATCGTTGCGACGGACGAAGCCCGTATACGGCTACTGGTGTCGCAGATCGAGGCTGAATTCACCGCCGTTCGAGACATCTTCGAGCGTGAACTGCAACTCTGCCATGCCGGTCATTGA
- a CDS encoding ATP-binding SpoIIE family protein phosphatase — translation MLPSAPDRLTVLIADDNVSDRMLLSAIVSRQGHDVLTASNGAEAVSLFERRRPQLVLMDAMMPVMDGFEAARQIKALAGDALVPIIFLTSLTEGEDLARCLDAGGDDFVAKPYNQLVLAAKINAMNRLRVLQETVLHQRDLITRHHKYLLNEQRVAKALFDQIAHSGCLSSTNIRYLQSPYALFNGDLLLAAWSPSGNMHLLLGDFTGHGLPAAVGAMPLAEVFYGMTAKGYGLRETLREMNAKLKRILPVDMFCCAALLSLNFKQQLVEVWNGGLPDGYLLHGDGRPHTPLISSNVPLGVLSAGSFDDNTQVYPFGPGDRVFLLSDGVVDSTGQDGELFGARRLQNVLVSNRNPALLIEEVQWALARFNGQARDDVSMVEVAFTEPDLLGPPSVIYTDSGDCSPLDWSASFEYRAVTLKRFNPLPYLLQLLQEVHGLRSQSGELYIVLSELYSNALEHGVLGLDSALKRDAEGFGLYYQQRGERLDTLEDGFIRIDFNIVPAGDGGRLTVRVQDSGAGFDSDRVLAMPPATNQLSGRGLSLVRQLSDRCQWSDDGRTASVEFAWEGLA, via the coding sequence ATGCTGCCGTCCGCCCCCGATCGCCTGACGGTCCTCATCGCCGATGACAACGTCAGCGACCGGATGCTGCTGTCCGCCATCGTCAGCCGACAGGGCCATGATGTTCTGACCGCCAGCAACGGCGCCGAGGCGGTGAGCCTGTTCGAGCGGCGGCGGCCGCAGCTGGTGCTGATGGACGCGATGATGCCGGTCATGGACGGCTTTGAAGCCGCTCGGCAGATCAAGGCGCTGGCGGGTGATGCACTGGTGCCGATCATCTTCTTGACCTCGCTGACCGAAGGCGAAGACCTGGCCCGCTGTCTGGACGCCGGCGGCGACGATTTCGTTGCCAAGCCCTACAACCAGCTGGTGCTGGCGGCGAAGATCAACGCCATGAACCGGCTGCGCGTGCTGCAGGAAACGGTCCTGCATCAGCGCGACCTGATCACCCGCCACCACAAATACCTGCTCAACGAACAGCGCGTGGCCAAGGCGTTGTTTGACCAGATCGCCCACTCCGGCTGCCTGAGTTCGACCAACATTCGTTACCTGCAATCGCCCTATGCGCTGTTCAACGGCGATCTGCTGCTGGCCGCGTGGTCGCCGTCCGGCAACATGCACCTGCTGCTGGGCGATTTCACCGGCCATGGCTTGCCGGCTGCGGTCGGTGCGATGCCCCTGGCCGAAGTGTTTTACGGCATGACCGCCAAGGGCTACGGACTGCGTGAGACCTTGCGCGAGATGAACGCCAAGCTCAAACGCATCCTGCCGGTTGACATGTTTTGCTGCGCAGCGCTGTTGAGCCTCAATTTCAAACAGCAACTGGTCGAGGTCTGGAACGGCGGGCTGCCCGATGGCTACCTGCTGCACGGCGACGGCCGACCGCACACGCCGCTGATTTCCTCGAACGTACCGCTTGGCGTGTTAAGCGCCGGCAGCTTTGACGACAACACCCAGGTGTACCCGTTTGGACCGGGTGACCGGGTGTTTTTGCTGTCCGACGGTGTGGTCGACAGCACGGGTCAGGACGGCGAGCTGTTCGGCGCCCGCCGCTTGCAGAATGTGCTGGTGAGCAATCGCAACCCGGCACTGCTGATCGAAGAAGTTCAGTGGGCCCTGGCGCGGTTCAACGGACAGGCGCGGGACGATGTGAGCATGGTCGAAGTGGCGTTTACCGAGCCCGACTTGCTCGGCCCGCCTTCGGTCATCTACACCGACAGCGGGGATTGCAGCCCGCTGGACTGGTCGGCGTCGTTCGAGTACCGGGCGGTAACGCTCAAGCGTTTCAATCCGCTCCCGTATCTCCTTCAGCTACTGCAAGAGGTCCATGGCCTGCGCTCGCAAAGCGGTGAGCTGTACATCGTATTGTCCGAGCTGTACAGCAACGCACTGGAGCATGGTGTTTTAGGGCTGGACTCGGCGTTGAAACGCGACGCCGAAGGTTTCGGGCTGTATTACCAGCAGCGCGGCGAGCGCCTGGACACCCTGGAGGATGGCTTTATCCGTATCGATTTCAACATCGTGCCGGCAGGGGATGGCGGGCGACTGACCGTGCGCGTGCAGGACAGCGGCGCGGGTTTCGATTCCGATAGAGTGCTGGCGATGCCGCCGGCGACCAACCAGTTGTCGGGGCGCGGGCTGTCGCTGGTGCGGCAACTCAGTGACCGTTGCCAATGGTCCGATGACGGCCGGACGGCCAGCGTGGAATTTGCCTGGGAGGGTCTGGCATAA
- a CDS encoding STAS domain-containing protein, whose amino-acid sequence MSVTSERSADGQQLTITISGRFDFSTHQDFRGAYEKETQAKRIVVDLKDTSYLDSSALGMLLLLRDHAGGDKSDVQLTNCNNDVRKILEISNFSKLFNIAKPA is encoded by the coding sequence ATGTCAGTTACCTCCGAACGCTCCGCCGATGGTCAACAACTGACCATCACCATCTCAGGACGCTTCGACTTCTCCACCCACCAGGATTTTCGCGGCGCCTATGAAAAAGAAACCCAGGCCAAGCGCATCGTGGTTGACCTCAAAGACACCTCCTACCTCGACAGCTCCGCGCTAGGGATGCTTCTGCTTCTGCGCGACCATGCCGGTGGCGACAAGTCAGACGTGCAGTTGACCAACTGCAACAACGACGTCCGAAAAATCCTCGAGATATCCAACTTCTCCAAACTCTTCAACATCGCCAAACCCGCCTGA
- the fliJ gene encoding flagellar export protein FliJ: MALSRAARLAPVVEMAEKVEKAAVQRLGHFQGQVRLAEAKLGELDKFRSDYQQQWIDKGAHGVSGQWLMNYQRFLNQLETAVAQQRQSLAWHQNNLNKARGEWQKAYARVEGLRKLVQRYIDEARALEDKREQKLLDELVQRLPRTEQF, translated from the coding sequence ATGGCGCTGAGTCGCGCAGCCCGTCTGGCGCCGGTGGTCGAGATGGCCGAGAAGGTCGAGAAGGCGGCGGTGCAGCGCCTGGGTCATTTTCAGGGTCAGGTACGGCTGGCCGAGGCCAAGCTGGGTGAGCTGGACAAGTTTCGCTCCGATTATCAGCAGCAGTGGATTGATAAGGGCGCCCATGGGGTTTCGGGGCAGTGGCTGATGAATTATCAGCGCTTCCTTAACCAGTTGGAGACGGCGGTGGCGCAGCAGCGTCAGAGCCTGGCCTGGCATCAGAATAATTTGAACAAGGCGCGCGGCGAGTGGCAGAAGGCGTATGCGCGGGTGGAGGGGCTGCGCAAGTTGGTGCAGCGGTATATCGATGAGGCGCGGGCGCTTGAGGATAAGCGCGAGCAGAAACTGCTGGATGAGTTGGTGCAGCGGTTGCCCCGGACAGAGCAGTTTTAA
- the fliI gene encoding flagellar protein export ATPase FliI yields the protein MRLERTSFTKRLSAYPEAISLPTQPIVEGRLLRMVGLTLEAEGLRAAMGSRCVVINDGSHQPVEVEAEVMGFAGGKVFLMPVGSVAGIAPGARVVPLPDTGRLPMGMTMLGRVLDGAGRPLDGKGGMKAEDWVPLDGPTINPLKRDPISQPLDVGIRCINGLLTVGRGQRLGLFAGTGVGKSVLLGMMTRFTEADIIVVGLIGERGREVKEFIEHSLGEEGLKRSVVVASPADDAPLMRLRAAMYCTRIAEYFRDKGKNVLLLMDSLTRFAQAQREIALAIGEPPATKGYPPSVFAKLPKLVERAGNAEAGGGSITAFYTVLSEGDDQQDPIADSARGVLDGHIVLSRRLAEEGHYPAIDIEASISRVMPSVVDPQHMVQAQYFKQLWSRYQQSRDLISVGAYVAGGDRDTDLAISLQPQLVKYLRQGLQENESMQSSEEQLAKIFNPQAGG from the coding sequence ATGCGCCTTGAACGCACCAGCTTCACCAAACGCCTGAGCGCGTACCCCGAGGCCATCTCCCTGCCCACGCAGCCAATCGTCGAAGGACGACTGCTGCGCATGGTCGGTCTGACGCTTGAAGCGGAAGGCCTGCGCGCCGCGATGGGCAGCCGCTGCGTGGTCATCAACGACGGCAGTCACCAACCGGTTGAGGTCGAAGCCGAGGTCATGGGTTTCGCGGGCGGCAAGGTGTTCCTGATGCCGGTGGGCAGTGTCGCCGGCATCGCGCCGGGCGCCCGCGTGGTGCCTCTGCCGGACACCGGACGCCTGCCCATGGGCATGACCATGCTCGGCCGCGTCCTCGACGGTGCCGGTCGGCCGCTTGACGGCAAGGGCGGCATGAAAGCCGAGGACTGGGTGCCGCTGGACGGCCCCACAATCAACCCGCTCAAACGCGACCCCATCAGCCAGCCGCTGGACGTGGGCATTCGCTGCATCAACGGTTTGTTGACGGTCGGCCGCGGTCAGCGTCTGGGCCTGTTTGCCGGTACCGGCGTGGGCAAGAGTGTGCTGCTGGGCATGATGACCCGCTTCACCGAGGCCGACATCATCGTGGTCGGCCTGATCGGTGAACGGGGCCGCGAGGTGAAAGAATTCATCGAGCACAGCCTCGGCGAAGAAGGCCTAAAGCGTTCGGTGGTGGTGGCATCCCCAGCGGACGACGCGCCGTTGATGCGTCTGCGCGCAGCGATGTACTGCACGCGCATCGCCGAGTATTTTCGCGACAAGGGCAAGAACGTCCTGTTGCTGATGGATTCGCTGACGCGTTTCGCCCAGGCCCAGCGGGAAATCGCGCTGGCCATCGGCGAGCCGCCAGCGACCAAGGGTTATCCGCCGTCAGTGTTTGCCAAGCTGCCCAAGCTGGTTGAGCGCGCTGGCAACGCAGAGGCGGGCGGTGGCTCGATCACCGCGTTTTACACGGTTTTGTCGGAAGGCGATGACCAGCAGGATCCGATTGCTGACTCGGCCCGGGGCGTGCTCGACGGGCACATCGTATTGTCCCGGCGGTTGGCGGAAGAGGGTCACTACCCGGCCATCGACATCGAGGCGTCCATCAGTCGGGTCATGCCGTCGGTGGTCGATCCGCAGCACATGGTTCAGGCGCAGTATTTCAAGCAGTTGTGGTCGCGCTACCAGCAGAGTCGCGATTTGATCAGCGTGGGCGCGTATGTCGCCGGCGGTGATCGCGACACCGATTTGGCGATTTCGCTGCAGCCGCAGTTGGTCAAGTACCTGCGGCAGGGCTTGCAGGAGAACGAGAGCATGCAGAGCAGCGAAGAGCAGTTGGCCAAGATTTTCAATCCTCAGGCCGGTGGTTAA
- the fliH gene encoding flagellar assembly protein FliH, protein MSSSDKAPPSELIRAGDLRGIDVWALPSFDPQVATPEPEPVIEEAELADSEEVPLEEVQPMTLEELESIRQDAYNEGFAIGEKEGFHSTQLKVRQEAEVALAAKLQSMEVLMGHLFEPIADQDAQIEKSMVTLVEHVVRQVIQRELKTDSSQIGTVLREALRLLPMGAANVRILVNPQDFELVKAMRERHEETWRILEDDTLQPGGCRVESEHSRIDATVESRISQAIGKMFDQLHEQALHPAVPDVTIELEQAIQSAEKTIYPLGAIDAP, encoded by the coding sequence ATGTCCAGCTCTGATAAAGCACCACCCAGCGAGCTTATTCGTGCCGGGGATTTGCGCGGGATTGACGTCTGGGCCCTGCCCAGCTTCGACCCGCAGGTGGCAACGCCCGAGCCGGAACCGGTGATCGAGGAAGCCGAGCTCGCCGACAGCGAAGAAGTGCCGCTGGAAGAAGTCCAGCCGATGACCCTCGAAGAGTTGGAGAGCATCCGCCAGGACGCCTACAACGAGGGTTTTGCCATCGGCGAAAAAGAGGGCTTTCACAGCACCCAGCTCAAGGTTCGCCAGGAAGCGGAAGTGGCCCTGGCTGCCAAGCTGCAAAGCATGGAAGTGCTGATGGGGCACTTGTTCGAGCCCATCGCCGATCAGGACGCGCAAATCGAGAAATCGATGGTCACGCTGGTCGAGCACGTGGTCCGCCAGGTCATCCAGCGTGAGCTGAAAACCGACTCCAGCCAGATCGGCACCGTGCTGCGTGAAGCTTTGCGGCTGTTGCCCATGGGCGCGGCGAACGTGCGGATTCTGGTCAATCCTCAGGACTTCGAGCTGGTCAAGGCCATGCGTGAACGTCACGAGGAAACCTGGCGCATCCTGGAGGACGACACGTTGCAGCCGGGTGGTTGCCGCGTCGAGAGCGAGCACAGCCGAATCGATGCCACGGTCGAGAGCCGTATCAGCCAAGCCATCGGCAAAATGTTCGACCAGTTGCACGAACAGGCCCTGCACCCGGCAGTGCCCGACGTGACCATCGAGCTTGAGCAGGCGATCCAGAGCGCCGAAAAAACCATCTATCCGCTGGGTGCTATCGATGCGCCTTGA
- the fliG gene encoding flagellar motor switch protein FliG, producing the protein MSERAAAVKLSRVDKAAILLLTLGETDAAQVLRHMGPKEVQRVGVAMAQMRNVHREQVEQVMSEFVDVVGDQTGVGIGSDGYIRKMLTQALGEDKANGLIDRILLGGNTSGLDSLKWMEPRAVADVIRFEHPQIQAIVVAYLDADQAGEVLSHFDHKVRLDIILRVSSLNTVQPAALKELNQILEKQFSGNANTSRTTLGGIKRAADIMNFLDSSIEGQLMDSIREVDEDLSTQIEDLMFVFNNLSDVDDRGIQALLREVSSDVLVLALKGSDDAIKEKIFKNMSKRAAELLRDDLEAKGPVRVSDVEGAQKEILTIARRMAEAGEIVLGGKGGEEMI; encoded by the coding sequence ATGAGTGAGAGAGCTGCTGCAGTCAAATTGAGCCGCGTTGACAAGGCGGCGATCCTCCTGCTCACCCTGGGTGAGACGGATGCCGCGCAGGTGTTGCGGCACATGGGTCCTAAAGAGGTTCAGCGTGTGGGCGTGGCCATGGCGCAAATGCGCAACGTGCACCGCGAGCAGGTCGAGCAGGTGATGAGCGAGTTCGTCGACGTGGTCGGCGATCAGACCGGCGTCGGCATCGGCTCGGACGGTTATATCCGCAAGATGCTTACCCAGGCGTTGGGCGAGGACAAAGCCAACGGCTTGATTGACCGGATTCTGCTGGGCGGCAACACCAGCGGCCTCGACAGCCTGAAATGGATGGAGCCGCGCGCGGTGGCCGACGTTATCCGCTTCGAGCACCCGCAGATTCAAGCCATCGTGGTGGCCTATCTGGACGCCGATCAGGCCGGTGAAGTGCTCAGCCATTTCGACCACAAGGTGCGCCTGGACATCATCCTGCGCGTGTCTTCGCTGAACACCGTGCAACCGGCGGCGCTCAAAGAACTGAACCAGATCCTCGAGAAGCAGTTCTCGGGCAACGCCAACACCTCGCGTACCACCCTGGGCGGTATCAAGCGCGCGGCGGATATCATGAACTTCCTCGACAGCTCGATCGAAGGCCAGCTCATGGACTCGATCCGCGAAGTGGACGAAGACCTGTCGACGCAGATCGAAGACCTCATGTTCGTCTTCAACAACCTGTCCGATGTCGACGATCGTGGTATTCAGGCGTTGCTGCGCGAAGTCTCTTCGGACGTGCTGGTACTGGCGTTGAAGGGCTCGGACGACGCGATCAAGGAAAAGATTTTCAAGAACATGTCCAAACGTGCCGCCGAACTGCTGCGCGACGACCTGGAAGCCAAAGGCCCGGTTCGCGTCAGCGACGTGGAAGGCGCCCAGAAAGAAATTCTCACCATTGCCCGTCGTATGGCGGAGGCCGGGGAGATCGTTCTTGGCGGCAAAGGTGGCGAGGAAATGATTTAA
- the fliF gene encoding flagellar basal-body MS-ring/collar protein FliF: protein MAEAVVDNVPAKTGAPGSKPPMFGLAFLQNLSEMTMLRQVGLMVGLAASVAIGFAVVLWSQQPDYKPLYGSLSGIDTKQVMDTLAQSDIPYTVEPNSGALLVKADDLSRARIKLAGAGIAQNDGNVGFEILDKDQGLGTSQFMEATRYRRGLEGELARTISSLNNVKGARVHLAIPKSSVFVRDDRKPSASILVELYAGRTLEPGQVLAIMNLVATSVPELNKSQISVVDQKGNLLSDQAENSELSMAGKQFDYTRRMESMLTQRVQNILQPVLGNDRYKAEVSADVDFSAVESTAESFNPDQPALRSEQTVNEQRSSGSGPQGVPGALSNQPPGPATAPQNAAAGAAGAAGAIAPGQPLLDANGQQIMDPATGQPMLAPYPADKRNQSTKNFELDRSISHTKQQQGKVNRLSVAVVVDDQVKVNPANGETTLVPWTADQLARFTRLVQDAVGFDASRGDSVSVINVPFSTDRGEVIPDIPFYSQPWFWDIVKQAMGVIFILVLVFGVLRPVLKGITNPQSKGGERDSELGGMVGMDGELANDRVSLGGPQSILLPSPTEGYDAQLNAIKSLVAEDPARVAQVVKEWINADE, encoded by the coding sequence ATGGCCGAAGCCGTCGTCGATAACGTACCCGCCAAAACGGGTGCGCCAGGAAGCAAGCCACCGATGTTCGGGTTGGCGTTCCTGCAAAATCTCTCCGAGATGACCATGCTGCGTCAGGTCGGCCTTATGGTCGGTCTGGCTGCCAGCGTGGCGATTGGTTTCGCCGTGGTGCTTTGGTCGCAACAGCCCGATTACAAGCCGCTTTACGGCAGCCTGTCGGGTATCGACACCAAGCAGGTGATGGACACGTTGGCGCAGTCCGACATTCCCTACACCGTCGAGCCCAATTCCGGCGCGCTGCTGGTGAAGGCCGATGACTTGTCTCGCGCCCGCATCAAGCTGGCCGGCGCCGGTATTGCCCAGAACGACGGCAACGTCGGCTTTGAAATCCTCGACAAGGATCAGGGTCTGGGCACCAGTCAGTTCATGGAAGCCACGCGTTATCGCCGTGGCCTGGAAGGCGAACTGGCACGCACCATCTCCAGCCTGAATAACGTCAAGGGCGCTCGCGTCCACCTGGCGATTCCCAAGAGCTCGGTGTTCGTGCGTGACGACCGCAAGCCCAGCGCCTCGATTCTGGTAGAGCTGTACGCCGGCCGTACGCTGGAGCCGGGCCAGGTGTTGGCCATCATGAACCTGGTCGCGACCAGCGTCCCGGAACTGAACAAGTCGCAAATATCTGTCGTCGACCAGAAGGGCAACCTGCTCTCCGATCAGGCCGAGAACTCCGAGCTGTCCATGGCCGGCAAGCAATTTGATTACACCCGCCGTATGGAAAGCATGCTGACCCAGCGCGTGCAGAACATCCTGCAGCCGGTGCTGGGCAATGACCGCTATAAGGCAGAAGTGTCGGCAGACGTTGATTTTAGCGCCGTCGAATCCACTGCCGAGAGCTTCAATCCGGATCAGCCTGCACTGCGCAGCGAGCAGACGGTCAACGAACAACGCTCCAGCGGCAGCGGTCCGCAAGGCGTACCGGGCGCACTGAGCAACCAGCCGCCTGGCCCGGCAACCGCGCCACAAAACGCCGCCGCCGGTGCTGCCGGGGCCGCAGGTGCAATCGCTCCAGGTCAGCCGCTGCTGGACGCCAATGGTCAGCAGATCATGGACCCGGCCACCGGTCAGCCGATGCTGGCACCGTACCCGGCCGACAAACGTAATCAGTCGACCAAGAACTTCGAGCTGGACCGTTCCATCAGCCACACCAAACAGCAGCAGGGCAAGGTCAATCGCCTGTCGGTAGCGGTGGTGGTCGACGATCAGGTCAAGGTCAACCCGGCCAACGGTGAAACCACCCTGGTGCCGTGGACCGCCGATCAATTGGCGCGCTTCACCCGTCTGGTGCAGGACGCCGTGGGCTTCGATGCCAGCCGTGGCGACAGCGTCAGCGTGATCAACGTGCCGTTCTCGACTGATCGCGGCGAAGTGATCCCGGACATCCCGTTCTATTCGCAACCGTGGTTCTGGGACATCGTCAAACAGGCCATGGGCGTGATCTTCATCCTGGTGCTGGTGTTCGGTGTGCTGCGTCCGGTGCTCAAAGGCATCACCAACCCGCAGAGCAAGGGCGGCGAGCGTGACTCCGAGCTGGGCGGCATGGTCGGGATGGACGGTGAATTGGCGAACGACCGCGTCAGTCTGGGCGGTCCGCAAAGTATTCTGTTGCCGAGCCCTACCGAGGGTTATGACGCACAGCTCAATGCAATCAAGAGCCTTGTGGCCGAGGACCCGGCGCGTGTAGCGCAGGTCGTCAAAGAGTGGATCAACGCTGATGAGTGA
- the fliE gene encoding flagellar hook-basal body complex protein FliE, whose translation MTQGVEFNRLMLDMRAMQMDAMAQPKAIAAPEQAGASSFADMLGMAVNKVNDTQQASNQLSTAFEMGKSGVDLTDVMISSQKASVSFTALTQVRNKLVQAYQDIMQMPV comes from the coding sequence ATGACCCAAGGTGTTGAATTTAATCGCTTGATGCTGGACATGCGCGCCATGCAAATGGACGCCATGGCCCAACCCAAGGCAATCGCAGCGCCGGAACAGGCGGGTGCGAGCAGTTTCGCTGACATGCTCGGCATGGCGGTAAACAAGGTCAACGACACCCAACAGGCGTCGAACCAGCTGTCGACTGCCTTTGAAATGGGCAAGAGCGGCGTGGACCTCACTGACGTGATGATCTCCTCGCAGAAAGCCAGCGTGTCGTTCACAGCGCTGACCCAGGTACGCAACAAGCTGGTTCAGGCGTACCAAGACATCATGCAAATGCCGGTTTGA
- a CDS encoding sigma-54-dependent transcriptional regulator, producing the protein MTINVLLVEDDPSLREALGETLALAGHVYQAVGSAEEALIAAAASPFSLVVSDVNMPGMDGHQLLSQLRSRYPQLPVLLMTAHGTVDRAVDAMRQGAADYLVKPFEPKALLALVARHALGRLEPAEGDGPIAVEPASVQLLNLAARVARSDSTVLISGESGTGKEVLARFIHQQSPRAGKPFIAINCAAIPDNMLEATLFGHEKGSFTGAIASQPGKFEQAEGGTLLLDEISEMPMALQAKLLRVLQEREVERVGARKPIALDIRVVATTNRDLAGEVAAGRFREDLFYRLSVFPLAWQSLRQRPADILPLAERLLARHVKKMKHAAVRLSAEAQKCLISYAWPGNVRELDNAVQRALILQQGGVIQAEDFCLTGPVTFAASATPQLTAVAASATEVAPDAGGGEGAGALGEDLRRREFQMIIDTLRAERGRRKEAAERLGISPRTLRYKLAQMRDAGMDVEGFLFAS; encoded by the coding sequence ATGACCATTAATGTATTGCTGGTCGAGGATGATCCCTCCCTGCGCGAAGCCCTGGGCGAAACCCTGGCGCTGGCCGGCCACGTCTACCAGGCAGTGGGTTCTGCCGAGGAGGCGCTGATCGCTGCGGCTGCTTCACCGTTCAGCCTGGTGGTGAGCGACGTCAACATGCCCGGCATGGACGGTCATCAGTTGCTCAGCCAATTGCGCAGCCGCTATCCGCAGCTGCCGGTGCTGCTCATGACCGCACACGGTACGGTGGACCGTGCCGTTGATGCCATGCGTCAGGGTGCCGCCGATTATCTGGTCAAGCCTTTCGAGCCCAAGGCGCTGCTGGCCCTGGTGGCCCGTCACGCACTGGGCCGACTGGAACCGGCGGAGGGTGACGGACCGATCGCCGTGGAGCCGGCCAGTGTGCAACTGCTTAACCTGGCCGCTCGGGTGGCGCGTAGCGACTCGACGGTGCTGATTTCCGGCGAATCCGGCACGGGCAAAGAGGTGCTGGCGCGTTTCATTCATCAGCAGTCACCCCGCGCCGGCAAGCCGTTCATCGCAATCAACTGCGCCGCGATCCCGGACAACATGCTCGAAGCCACGCTGTTCGGCCACGAGAAGGGCTCCTTTACCGGGGCTATCGCCTCCCAGCCCGGCAAATTCGAGCAGGCCGAAGGCGGCACCTTATTACTCGACGAAATCTCGGAAATGCCCATGGCCCTGCAGGCCAAGTTGTTGCGCGTGTTGCAGGAGCGGGAAGTGGAGCGAGTCGGTGCGCGCAAGCCCATCGCGCTGGACATCCGCGTGGTGGCGACCACTAACCGTGATCTGGCGGGGGAAGTGGCGGCCGGGCGGTTCCGCGAAGATCTGTTTTATCGCCTGTCGGTGTTCCCGCTCGCCTGGCAGTCGTTGCGTCAGCGGCCCGCCGACATTCTGCCGCTGGCCGAGCGCCTGCTCGCCCGGCACGTCAAGAAAATGAAGCACGCTGCGGTTCGCCTGTCGGCCGAGGCGCAGAAATGCCTGATCAGTTACGCCTGGCCGGGCAATGTGCGCGAGCTCGACAACGCCGTGCAGCGCGCGTTGATTCTGCAGCAGGGCGGCGTCATTCAGGCTGAGGACTTTTGCCTCACGGGCCCGGTTACGTTTGCCGCATCGGCCACACCTCAGCTGACGGCCGTTGCAGCCAGCGCCACGGAAGTGGCGCCGGATGCCGGCGGCGGGGAAGGGGCCGGCGCCTTGGGCGAGGACCTGCGGCGGCGTGAGTTTCAGATGATCATCGATACCCTGCGCGCCGAACGCGGCCGTCGTAAAGAAGCTGCCGAACGCCTGGGGATCAGCCCGCGGACGTTGCGCTACAAGCTGGCGCAGATGCGCGATGCAGGGATGGATGTCGAAGGGTTTTTGTTCGCCTCCTGA